The segment tatacttaaattatataacaaaaatatgtatataagtATTTTTAAGGGGGAAAGAActtacaattatttatttttgaattattattttaaatattaaacatattcatagtttttgtaatttcaaatgattattatcatttaaaaatatttttgaaggtAAAAtcgaaaagatttttttttctacacgATTTGGGgattataaatagaaaatgattAGCTGAATAAgtctattaattaaaaataagcaAATAACTGTGTTTAACTGATAAAATCTAACTTGTAAATATGTATGACGGCTAAATGAGGAAATATATTCGCCAAGGCCAAGGCGGACCTTGCTTTGGGGATAATAACGAAAATGTCCTCCTAATAATAATTtcagaaaattattaaatcctaaaatataaaaaaagtgagacttagaaatttattaaacatgCAATAAGCATTGgctaaattgaaatatttttctataatctCTCTATTGGTTTATTATGTTAATTAGTCTTAAAGTCTCTTGTTACATGTGCTAATTAACTAATTATGTTAATTAGTTATCATCCAAATTTTGGTCTAAAAACATTTTCTCATCTTTTGgtgatataaataacattttttaatttaaagttaaattttattttgaaaaaatattgtataatggacaaaataataattttatcattcataaatttagaaaaaaaattaaacatataataaccTAGACACGTCAATAGAGACCctgtttgaaacttaaaaataagATCTAATTTGATAAGGTTTAGTTCGATACTATAGCATGTCAAGTCTAACCTATGGGCCTTTGGGATCAAGCTATGGTCATAGGTGTTAGGCTCATGAGCCAATTCGACCCAACCTGttactatttaaatattaaaaaaataaaaaaaattaaatgacaattGGCTTCTACTTTCTAGCTGCTGCAATTTGCAACAGGTAGAAGCCAGAATGGCTTTTACCACACAGGCAAAAGCcgttcttttatttatttttttaatttttttcctcttatataaacaacacaaatcttcttcatttttcaattttatttacaaatctattaatctcaattttttcattatattgttaattttattttctctcatcaactctcttttaaAAACTGTTTGAATTcgcaaataataattttgtgtttataatttcgttttcatttgaagtttatcattacaaaataattaaaataaaatgttctCGGCTACAAGTGAAGgactataaataaaatgttcaaagTATTatcctcgattttaataattgaaaaataatttgttcaaaatttttaattaattttttaaatctgttTAATTAAGGTCCGGTCTAGCCCgactctatatatatagggcCAGACCTTAGCCCTTGAAAATTCTATGAGTCGACCCAACTTGAAGGCCTATCATTGTGCAGACTTAAGACCTAACCTAACCCATGAACACCTCTACAATAACCACACATTGgctaaattgaaatttttttaaaattattttattgccTTTAGTTAATTAGACATCCCACTTCCATTCAAACTAGATTCCCCTTTTTTACCCTTGCACTTTCCACGTAGGACCATCATCGTTAAAAGTTAAAGTTCACAAATCAGTCCATACGTGTCAACTGTAGGAATTTTGCAATCTTCGACAATGagataacaaattaaaaattttaatttaatatcaaacaatTTATAAAACCTCTTTCTGGATCATCCTCGtagtaagattaatttataaatatacaaaacaaatataGGGTGTTTGTTAGATATACCTACGTGGGCAGCTCTTTCGTATTTTGTTAATGGAAGAGGTCATAAAAAAGTCACTTTCAAAACTAAGCATAGGTCTCATTGGTATCCACACGAAACAGTAACTATGGAGACTCGACTATACTCGTGGCTTGCTAAAACTAGAAGACAATTTTATGTGAGAGAGAAGGACATCTCTGTGTTGTTGTTAGggttgaaaatattataaaaaaaaaattcgtaAATTTAAAGCGAGGATGCACCAATATATACATAATGGCATGTGTCGCCTGGGATCGGAATTGTCCCACCGCATAACTGTACTGCTCATCAGTCAACATTCtcttaaatacatatatattttatttaattctcaTGATTTATGGGattatttacttaataaaattaagataaaatctcacatcatcctaatttgaatttcaaattagatgTTATGGATTTAAGTCAATCCAACTCAATCTTGCTAACTCTCGCATACACCTTAGTAACTTAGAATTATTACACTAAGGtcccaatatatattaaaatatattttgggtttatAGACATTTCCAAGTCTCTAGATTTTCAATATAGAATCTGGACCAAATCCAACTTGGATAATCCTCATACCTTCAAAGTTTATCAACTTTTTTGTATGAGCTATAAGCTCTCCACTAAGTCGGCAGTGACCAAATTAATGTCAAACTTTCGATTCGATATTTGTCCGGATatagaccaagattgacctGTAGTAAGACATAGAGGTCAATATGTAACTTCTTTTAACCTATCAGTGATATGGTTATtcatacaattaaattatttcatcgtataatatatttttgaggcTAAGGTATAGATTAAGTGTCTCCATCAAGGCtccctaaattatataaattgatttttttaacgACTAGATAATATTGAATTGAGCGTCAACTCAATTCCACTATGGTCACATATTTAACTAGTCAGTGACATCCATCAGTATGCCTAACTGTGATATCAGCTCTCGTGCTtgagagtgatgaatcttttattgattcattATAGTCTTCGTACAAATCTCAATATAGTCAATCATAACCTTTCTAgcaatattttgattaaattatattggGTTGATGTCAAACCATGCTAATCTTTGTATATGACAAGTCTAAAGATAACGTATACCTCCATTCATTAAGAGGAGATTTTTCACAAACACTAGAACAACTATTCATATGAAATCCTCTTAATAGGTCAGTCTGATGGACACATCTACAATGTGCACTCATATATTGTACCAAAtcatcaacaaacaactttgattgggcatttaatattttgattacaATTACTGTAATACCTTTGTTAATGAAGTATCAAAGACTATTTTGATTGggcatataatatttaacaggGCAAAATACTATTCTCCGTataaggtttgatgaaatgacaaataaaattgttacccgttaagtttgaaaaagagTCTTCTTGTTATTCTTCGCCTTTTGACTCGTCCCTGTAACTGAAgcgcttatcatcttcattttctctctctccaaaTTCTCTTCTTTGCTTCATTTCTTctgttgtttgttttgtttaatattcTATGAATAAAGTCATTTCATCTCCTACCGAATACTCAGTTTGTGAAGCCGTCTGGGTACAGAGGAATTTCAACAAACAAATGATGTGCATAAACGTAGGAACCTTCAAACAACCAACTCCCGATTCGCAGAACCAATTCCAGTCACAAAATCAAACCTCACAATGCAGCTTCCAATCAATTTAATCAACACCACAAAACAATTCAACTGAAACCGGACTTCAGTAAGATGAAAATGACGAATAGAGACAAACCAGTGATAAGGAATGAATGGCGGAGATCGATGACGGCAGCTGAACGACGGAGAAGCGACGACAGTAATAGAGGTGAAAGCGGCAGCGATGAAGCAATCAAGACGGGCAAAGAGCACTGCTACAGCTTGCCGCTTCTTTAACAACAATTAAGGCTTCATCAACAAATTACCCCAAATTCGCcgtaaatgaataataataatcacaatACGGTGAAAAATCGAGTTCAAGCGCAAGATTCAGAGAAGAagatgtttaattgttttcaagAGCTTGAGAAACCGTTGCTGGATGACAACGATGAGGAAGGTGATGCGGTTTCAGTGATAACAATAATAACAGTGAGTGGTCCGACACTATACAGAATCTCCTGAGTCCAAAATCCATTTCTCCGATATCTTCTACTTCGCCTACTTCATCGTCTTTGTCGTCTTCATCAGTGGCTTCTCCGATTTCAAGTTGGTGTTTACTTTGATGGATGACGGTGGTTTTTGTCAGGGcaaataagtaatttaattaaaaagtaacaaaagaTATTAGCATAAATGGATGATAGGTAGATATTCGGCTTTATCAAACTTAACAGTGGGAATTTGTTTGTTCAACAAACCTTGCGTGGGACATAGTGCTTTCGCCTATTTAAAATGTccacaagagaaaaaaaaaaaaaaaaaagatatgcaCCTTTAaagtcaaattaatttttttcaatttattttattgaaaaggcAAAACAAATTTTAGCTAAAGGAAtgtattatacatatatatgacaATGTTAATGCTCTTACCATGACTGAAAAGTCTTCCACTAATATTACAATCTCCAGtaattgaaaatattgtaaGGATGATAATAAGCCTATTGTAGTTGTTGTGCATTTCATAAATGGGCAATGTAGAAAACAAGAACTATTAGGTTACCACATTaagttttggtttaaaattattaaaaaaaagattatgttattattaataccATTTGAGagtacaattttattaatctcaTTTCCTTCCATGAATAATATCTCTAAGTTGTTCAAAGagatcaatttgaaaataattaatacatgAGTTAAAATAGTATGTATTCAAAGGACTAATTTCAGTGCTCTTAATTTCGTTaaagttaatatatatgtaaatccTTCAAACTACTATGAAGAGACAAAGAGAGAACATGACACACCTATAAACATTTCTCATACCACTTAGAAATAATTCTATTTAAGATGAAATACCATTGCTtctaatttgtttaataatacaagacttttattagtttaattttaaattgtcccaaaagacttattcccacccaaggtttgaaggCAGCTTCAATATCCATCACTTGGCGAAAGGGGCCTTTCAAAAGTTATTAAACGGGTAAATATTAATTGTTGTTCATATTCCTTTCAGGTTTGTATTTCTGTTTTGCatggatttaaaaatttagacgTGGAACAACTGTGTTTTTATTCAGTTTGAAGGCTTCTATTGCAAGAATGGATGGCATTGTCACCATGATTGGCATCCTTAGTGGCTTGAAAGTTCAAGATAGTGTTCCTATACATGCAGTGCTTGTTTTAGAGAGAGTAGAGCAACTTAAAGGTCATGTTTTTCATTTAGAGAGTAAATCGCTTGAAGAGAGAATCAATGCAGCGAATTATGtttatagatgcaatcccattcCTTTGTTGTGTTGAAGAATTCGCCTAAAAGCTTATTATCCAAGGGAgacattttttcaatttgacaAACCGAGGGAGAGACTAAATATACAAACTTATTCTCCAtgatagaaattaaaaattagaagtaAATTTACCTGGAAGATCAAATATTCCTTTTACATTATGTTTAAGAAATATAGAattcttttaatgaaaaaagaGTAGACATATATGATATTATGCTATGATTGAAAGTATTATCGTTTAAACTAAGATACTTTGaattatttaactttgaaaCTGAAAGCagttcaaatataataataacaataatagttgtataaaaattttaagttaagaaATGGACCATTACAATTAAAATGATTTAGtggatataattaaaataattatatactaaacttaaatatttgataaatgaatGTTCTTTTAAGCTCATAGTGTATCTGacaaatatctatatataacaCACATTTCTACACACACCCTGCAtacttcaaataaaatatttgaaaggccaaaaaacttactTCCACCCAACATTTAGCCCATTCCCAATACACACCCACaggatttcaaaaacttaaacatccaCCCATAGATTGTTAAACTTAACTAAAACCTTTAATTATagagggtaaaatcgttattttatcattaaatcataaaacctaaaagtttatatcattttccctccttggtttgaaaaactaaaaacttctctcaagattaaattttgaaaatttcactttttcccctaaaggttttgattttttggaAAAACCTCACCCTTCCCAACAATAAGCACTCTTCGACCATCTCCCTCCCTTCTTCCGGACTTGTCTTTGCTAGAGAAGACGAATCTTCGTCCAAACGAATCGATGAGTCTATCATTTGGCTTCGTCAGTTGGAATCAATGACCATATTTGAAATCAACAAAGAGCCAACGATAGAAAGTGACAAAAACATAACGGATCTGAAGCCAATTCAATAGTCTAGAGCCTTTTATTCGTCTACCAAAGCTTTTTTGTCTATCATTGGAGTCATCGGCGATGGTAGAGGGAGAAGGGAGAAAGGAGATGGTGGTTATCACTATTGCCAGAGAGAAGAAAACCTTAGAGATATGGGgaaaaaagtcacttttcaaagttgaggctTAAGggtgaaatgtcaatttttaatacctaagagagaaaatgagataaaattatataatttttaatattattagtaaaataacaattttgcccttaactctaacaaaaattaGCCTATGGATGGATGTGGGTTTTTGAAACCTTGTGAGTATGTATTTAAGAATgggtaaaccttgggtgggaataagtctttggcctattttaaacCCAACCAATAGAGAAAGAGAAACTGAGGAAAATAAGTTGTTATCCCAAAGATTCGCTTCATATCTGCCAGTCCACTTGTGCTTGAAAGAAacccacaaaagaaaaaataaacttgagAAATGTGATTATACTGAATATTGTTTCGATGTGAATAAATAGGACTCATCTAAGCTTTAGTCTAATCTTAAAAACACATTCaagatagttaaaaaatttaaatacttattcatagaaaacttttgttaaaattttatgttaaaggaaaggtaaaatagtttttttcttaaaccctaaaacattgaaaatttataatatttccctccttagtttggaaaactaacattttcccttaagattaattttaaaaagtgacatttttccccATCCAAATTTTCCACAAATGATAGCCGTTCTCTCCCTCTAACACCTTCTATTAGTCTGAATCTCTctccctctgagtggatttTATCTGGATTCAAAGAATCCAAACAAAATCCAATTGAAGGGAGAGGGCATTAGATGGAGAGAAGGTGTCGAAGGGAGAGAGCGACCGTTGTTTGCCAAAAAATCGCTAGAAAATTTGAATTGGGGGGAATTgccactttttaaaattaatcctaaggagaaaattgttaattttttaaactaaaggggtaaaatattataaatttttagggtttatagaaaaaataatgattttatccttccttttaataaaaaattttaacagagaTTAACCTATAtatgggtatttgagtttttcatgctaaaacttgggtgggaaatagtcttttcccctgataaatatcaaaactaaTAACCCAATAATGTTCCAGGGTTAAAAATTCCAAGAACTAATGGATTACAtgcttaaaataatattttattactagttTACCTAGTGACTCCAACAATTACGGTTAATAAATTctaggccaaagaactattcccatccaaggtatgttgcattcTCAATTTgcccccattaactttgataatatcaaatacttacccatgagcagttaaaattaacggaattCTAACCTCTTGAAatcttatctctttttacccccctaaactttaaaaactaaagtttcccccaacccaagttttcaaaaactgtatttcctcctagggtttccaaacctttagatccaatttttttgatgatgaccGGCGATCTCCAAGCACCTGCTCTCCTTTTTTGACAGCCCCTCCTTCCAATCATATACTTCTAACGTTGTACGACATCATCGTCGACAAAGTTGACGCGTCTTCGTCTCTGACGAAGACACCTAGAAGGGCAAGACGTCGCACGATCTGAAAGAGGAGACACCGGGGAGGAGGAGATGTCGCCTAGAGATCGTCGGTctttatcaaaaaattcaatccaaaagtttggaaaccctaagggggaattgttgtttttaaaaacttgggttaggggaaatttgttagttgttagggtttgggggtaaaaaagaaattaaatttaagtttatttttaatattacaggtaaaatgatgatttcgCCCTTGAATCCATCAACCTGGCCTTTTTTTAACAAcccatgggtaggtaaatgggcttttcaaagttaacggggggaCTTTGTAGAAAAAGCATAACTTGGGCAGGAAATATCGTTTGACCCAAATTCTATCAAAAACAAGGGTACAATAGACATTTGATACAGGAATTAAAAATCCAACTAATTGGCCCGAAACCCCTGCCCCTCTCTGTAAAGACAAAAACCAAATCAGAGCCATCTCTCTATTTTGAAAACGTATCTCTGTAAAAATCCACATCgttttcttcaacttcatccTGATCTCATTCCAATCCTATCCCACCCATCATCTTTTTATCTATCAAGATTGAAGATTTTGTAGGTGGGTTGATGGCTCATGATATCAGATCTCGATGGCTACAATCGCAAATAATAAAAGCAAGAAGAGAGATTCCAAATTTTTCTGCTTTGGGGAAACAGCAACTTGAAAACGTGAGGGGAAAAAGAGAGTTTTCAACTTTAAAGAAACAAGAATTTGTACCTTGCCAGAGAGAGACCGAATGATTCTACTTTGGGGAAGTGTTTGAAAAGTTGTCTTTTGGGCGTGAAGTTTATGTTAAAGCATGATAGATGACGATAAAATGGAAAGAAATGTTGTCATGGAGACGAGGAGGTGGAGAAATCTCAGCCGTGCAGTATTTCCATTTGATGTGTGCACCATTACAGATGTATTTTACGCTTTTGTATGTGTTTGTGTCTTCGTGGAGAGAAGAGCAACCCTAAAAGGAGGGCCTCTCCATATGTGATGTACCGAGTTAAACTAATCGTGGTGGTTTTCAGTTTTCGACTGTTGACTCGGAAACTGGGTGTTCCGACTCGTTCGAGTTGTGgaaatgtttttttgttttgttttcaaattatgGACGGAAGAATTTGtgaattaaaagataaaattatctgGTGAGAGCATCTTCATCTTGGCTCTTCATGgtttttacttatataattaattttttatgacgaattatgttataaatgtatttttttaaaatagagtGTAAATTGATGGGACTGGTATTTTTTGAGGAATATTCTTCttcgtttaattttttttattaataaatacatttaaaatataattaataaatataaaatataaataattttgattatatagaTAACTATTAATTATACGattatgttgtgtttatattgaaatatataatatattaaatcaaattaaaataccATACCCaacaattaactaaaatttggacTTAGATCTAGATTGAGACACAATTAAGAGATAAACGGttgtgatttattttaaataggGCCCTCAGCCAAAATCAAATCGTCCGCAAAAAACTATTTGTGGACGTGCTTTCACAAGATGTATCACTCCATTCACAAACATAAACAAAGAACACCTACGCCGCTTTAAACCCGATAAACTCAGTGAGTATCGAGTCAACTCAGAGTAAGTCCGTTCCAGAGACTTCAAAAGCTGCGCTTTCCCGTTAgctgaaattattattaaatggaCTTAAgttaaatgttataaaaaaaatggcgGGAAGAACTTTCAGTAAATCCATCTGGGCACCCACGTGCCGACCACTATGatagtatttttattatcagagtcagtaatttataatttttcaagataCTTCAAGATGAGCAGCTTGTGGAGAATCGATTTCATGATCGGAGAGAAGAAAAGTGTGGGCTTGCTTCTAATATTAGGTCTGGCTTATGATTATGTAGGGAAAATgttcataatcataattaaaatcatttacttcaGTCCCACTAAATTTCTTTCTAAGTCCcagtaataattaaaatcatttataaattgaatttaaaaatatcttatatttgGTTCCAAAATTGCctgataatttattatagagTTTTATTTTCTGCAGATATTCTTATAGAGTTTCGCATAAACAATGTGATAAAACTCCATATAAGTTTAGAAGAATTAAAAGTCTATAGTTAAATACAAAGCGTGGAGGGCTTAGCCAAAGTTAATATTCTTAttaataagaaaaggaaaattttgaaatgtttaatattacaaaattttcttattgacAAAATTACAATAGTTTGGACctataaaatgattatttgaCTTAATAATATCTCTCAAATCTAACATATTTCATCTTGTAGACTATTATTTGACAATACAAGGTGTTGTAATGAGAGACAGCCTACGACCATTTGTCGAGGTATTTGTCcagttaataaattattagacaAATCCAACATTTTCAATAGTTTCATGTCACCAACTGATGAGGGAATACTACCATCTAAAGCATTTCTAGACATGTTTAAATATTGTAACATTGGTAGATAAGCTCCAATTCTTGTTGGAATATGCCCATGGAAAGAATTGATGGAGATATGTAATCCTTTCAAAGAGAGATGATAATGAATTGGCAATTGCAAAAGCCctgaaaaagaattattaactAGATAAAGTGTTTCTAGGTTGGTATTGTTGTTTAACAACCAAACTGGAAACTCTCCATTCAAATTAAGGTTATAGAGAACAACTGTTTTTAAGTCATGTTGACTATAGAGGAATTTGGGAAATGAAccattatatttatatgcacttaatatgatgaaatttaactgaaattttggtGACAAATGTTGTGACTCAATTCCTGCATATATTTCAGTGTTACTGGCATAGAAGGTCTTGAGTTTTGAGTGGTTAAAAAATGGTTCAAGGGAAATTGGAAtttggaaattattgtttgaaAGTCGTAGGTCTTGGACAGATGTTAGCATTTTAAGAGGAGATGAGGATATGTCTCCAGTAAACTGATTTGATGAGATATCAACAGATTTAAGGGAAGTCAAGTTGGCAAGGCACCAAGGCAACTCACCCCCCAAATCATTGTCTGCAATGCTTAAATCCTGTAGATGAAGTGACTTACAAATTcctgaaataacaaaaatgttctttaaatattattatatgaaaataatcaagagtataattatgaaatttgataagaaaatcTTCAATATATAGCACGAAATCTCTTTAtgttgtataa is part of the Mangifera indica cultivar Alphonso chromosome 13, CATAS_Mindica_2.1, whole genome shotgun sequence genome and harbors:
- the LOC123195352 gene encoding receptor-like protein 14, whose amino-acid sequence is MLNGSFNSLQILWLDGSNLPNTFLEQGICKSLHLQDLSIADNDLGGELPWCLANLTSLKSVDISSNQFTGDISSSPLKMLTSVQDLRLSNNNFQIPISLEPFFNHSKLKTFYASNTEIYAGIESQHLSPKFQLNFIILSAYKYNGSFPKFLYSQHDLKTVVLYNLNLNGEFPVWLLNNNTNLETLYLVNNSFSGLLQLPIHYHLSLKGLHISINSFHGHIPTRIGAYLPMLQYLNMSRNALDGSIPSSVGDMKLLKMLDLSNNLLTGQIPRQMVVGCLSLQHLVLSNNSLQDEIC